A window from Leptothermofonsia sichuanensis E412 encodes these proteins:
- the mnmH gene encoding tRNA 2-selenouridine(34) synthase MnmH: MSLVMPAILTSADFLSAPGIILDVRSPAEFERGHIPGAVSFPLFTNEERAQVGTCYKLQGRESAVELGLAIAGPKLAQFVAQAKQLAPERVLRIHCWRGGMRSSSMAWLLETAGFQVSVLDRGYKGFRQWVRDTLAVPKPIIILGGMTGTGKTAILHSLAAAGAQILDLERYASHRGSSYGNLGLPPQPSTEHFENLTAVAWSMLDANRPVWIEAESRMVGTCRIPNELFTQMMAAPVLQIERSRAERIAHLLDVYGVMDRQALVVATERLRKRLGGDRVRAAVTCIEQGNLAAAMEIVLDYYDKAYLYDLKRRNGAIHSVVNVSGLFPQEIATLLIRTSEQRFSKKI, encoded by the coding sequence GTGTCTTTAGTTATGCCAGCAATCCTGACCAGTGCCGACTTTCTCTCTGCTCCCGGAATCATTCTGGATGTCAGGAGTCCGGCAGAATTTGAGCGTGGTCACATTCCAGGAGCCGTCAGTTTTCCTCTGTTTACAAATGAGGAACGGGCGCAGGTGGGGACCTGCTATAAGCTACAGGGGAGAGAGTCCGCGGTAGAACTGGGATTGGCGATCGCTGGCCCCAAGCTGGCTCAGTTTGTCGCCCAGGCAAAACAGCTTGCGCCAGAGCGGGTATTGCGCATTCATTGCTGGCGGGGGGGAATGCGAAGCAGCAGTATGGCATGGTTGCTGGAAACCGCCGGGTTTCAGGTATCTGTGCTGGACCGGGGCTATAAAGGTTTTCGTCAATGGGTGCGAGACACGCTGGCAGTTCCTAAGCCAATCATTATTCTCGGCGGCATGACCGGCACGGGGAAAACAGCTATCCTGCACAGTCTGGCAGCAGCAGGAGCGCAAATTCTTGATTTAGAACGGTATGCCAGTCATCGGGGTAGCAGCTATGGCAATTTGGGACTGCCCCCCCAACCCAGTACTGAACACTTCGAAAACCTGACCGCAGTGGCATGGTCAATGCTGGACGCCAACCGTCCGGTCTGGATTGAGGCAGAAAGCCGGATGGTGGGCACCTGTCGGATTCCGAATGAACTATTTACCCAGATGATGGCGGCTCCAGTGTTGCAAATTGAGCGATCGCGGGCTGAGCGGATTGCGCACCTGCTGGACGTATATGGCGTCATGGATCGGCAGGCGTTAGTGGTTGCCACAGAGCGGTTACGAAAGCGACTGGGGGGCGATCGCGTCCGAGCAGCCGTAACCTGCATCGAACAGGGAAACCTGGCAGCCGCAATGGAAATTGTGCTGGACTATTATGATAAAGCCTATCTTTATGACTTGAAGCGACGAAATGGGGCGATTCATTCTGTTGTTAATGTCTCCGGCTTATTCCCCCAAGAAATCGCAACATTACTGATCAGAACGTCGGAACAACGCTTCTCAAAAAAGATCTGA
- a CDS encoding DUF433 domain-containing protein, whose translation MNYRDIITIEPDKRGGRPCIRRMRITVYDVLGWLAAGMSVAEIIDDFPELTETDIRACLEFAADRDHRLVASVSAA comes from the coding sequence ATGAACTATCGTGACATCATCACTATTGAACCTGATAAGCGTGGGGGTAGACCCTGCATTCGTCGGATGCGGATTACGGTTTACGACGTTCTTGGCTGGTTAGCTGCTGGAATGTCGGTTGCTGAGATTATTGACGATTTTCCAGAACTGACAGAAACAGACATTAGGGCCTGTTTAGAGTTTGCGGCTGATCGAGATCATCGTTTAGTTGCTTCGGTGAGCGCTGCTTGA
- a CDS encoding DUF5615 family PIN-like protein, translating to MKLLFDQNLSRKLVNRLADIFPDASHVQFHGLSEKTDTEIWEFAKLNDFCIVTQDADFAERSRLYGSPPKVVWLRCGNAPTHQVEALIRAAKEAIQELLDKPALHCLELH from the coding sequence TTGAAACTACTATTTGATCAGAACCTGAGCCGAAAATTGGTTAATCGCCTGGCGGATATCTTCCCCGATGCCAGCCATGTTCAGTTTCATGGGCTATCAGAGAAGACAGATACAGAGATTTGGGAGTTCGCCAAGTTAAATGATTTTTGCATTGTGACTCAAGATGCAGATTTCGCAGAAAGAAGTCGGCTGTATGGTTCTCCCCCAAAAGTAGTGTGGCTAAGATGTGGAAACGCACCTACTCATCAAGTTGAAGCTCTCATCCGTGCTGCAAAAGAAGCAATTCAAGAGCTTCTAGACAAACCTGCTCTTCATTGCTTGGAACTGCATTAA
- a CDS encoding nucleotide-binding protein, with protein MPTTNSLDLEQTVISLFQQEGWQVRLASPEDKKDYTFELERGEECIAVQLRNHKAKVHVGYLEKFIDFLEQPDGARFTKGFLISTSGFSPSVFTYMLTEEVVDISLGTFKDSQIFWEMEPPPPPPREEITYIGVFTCKGGVGKTTISAHLAGAFALNGYDVILVDLDRQSNLRKLLGDGVYLPGPKGSLGATITVLNHDEWSEEDYPDIKVVVCDCSPEYDANPEEFIKRFHYCIIPTILNPLGINKNADVIKRTFRAIRQVNSEAELFVLINNYHADEDKRNEVLNDILKREFKDLAKHDPKCHYIDPEMVAIRFSKQLLYWGYHLVEGSKPQLAFREIAGRSFPKADFLKLLDYLEDETTIEAARE; from the coding sequence ATGCCCACTACAAACTCGCTCGATCTGGAACAAACTGTCATCTCACTCTTTCAGCAAGAGGGATGGCAGGTGAGATTGGCATCGCCCGAAGACAAGAAGGACTATACGTTTGAATTAGAGCGAGGTGAGGAATGTATTGCGGTTCAGCTTCGCAACCACAAGGCAAAGGTGCATGTTGGTTACCTGGAAAAATTTATTGATTTTCTAGAGCAACCGGATGGTGCCCGCTTTACCAAAGGATTTTTGATCTCAACCTCCGGCTTTAGCCCCTCTGTCTTTACCTACATGTTGACCGAGGAAGTGGTAGATATCTCCCTTGGCACCTTCAAGGACAGTCAGATTTTCTGGGAAATGGAACCACCGCCCCCACCCCCCAGAGAAGAAATTACTTACATCGGCGTATTTACCTGCAAAGGTGGAGTGGGTAAAACCACGATCAGTGCTCATCTGGCAGGAGCCTTTGCCCTCAACGGTTATGATGTCATTCTGGTTGACCTGGACAGGCAAAGTAACTTGCGCAAGCTCCTGGGAGATGGCGTCTATTTGCCAGGTCCAAAGGGAAGTTTGGGCGCAACGATCACTGTCCTTAACCACGATGAGTGGAGCGAAGAAGACTACCCCGACATTAAAGTCGTCGTTTGTGATTGCAGCCCAGAGTATGACGCTAACCCGGAGGAGTTCATTAAGCGTTTCCACTACTGCATTATCCCAACCATATTAAATCCATTAGGCATTAACAAAAATGCAGATGTGATCAAGCGGACATTTAGAGCCATTCGCCAGGTTAATTCGGAAGCAGAATTGTTTGTCCTGATCAATAACTACCATGCTGATGAAGACAAACGAAATGAAGTGCTAAACGACATTTTGAAGCGTGAGTTCAAAGATCTGGCAAAGCATGACCCCAAATGTCACTACATTGATCCTGAAATGGTTGCCATTCGGTTCAGCAAGCAGTTGCTCTACTGGGGATACCATCTAGTCGAAGGCTCGAAACCCCAATTGGCGTTTCGAGAAATTGCTGGGCGATCGTTCCCCAAAGCTGATTTTCTGAAATTACTGGACTACCTGGAAGACGAAACGACCATTGAAGCTGCCAGGGAATAG